A single region of the Melioribacteraceae bacterium 4301-Me genome encodes:
- the aroE gene encoding shikimate dehydrogenase — protein MQSLNKFNHNTKIIGVIGHPIKHSFSPLIHNLSFELSGLNYIYLPFDVPSTNLKDALKGMIALGIKGFNVTIPHKEKILSYLKEVSEEANIIGAVNTIVNEDGTLHGYNTDVNGVVESLLPFKDELANCEATVIGAGGASRSVIYALIRTFKVGKINIVNRTEQTAETLKEYFKTKMIFEHIKSFPLVPPDLVNVFSQSKLIVNTTSMGMSPEIDDAATTIPESFNKDQIVFDVVYNPIKTKLLALAETRGARTVSGLKMLIEQGAKSYELWTGEKMPVEKVYKAVVSYLNS, from the coding sequence ATGCAATCACTCAATAAATTTAACCATAACACTAAAATAATAGGTGTGATAGGTCACCCCATTAAACATTCGTTTTCACCCTTAATCCACAATCTTTCATTCGAACTTTCTGGATTAAATTACATCTACCTGCCTTTTGATGTCCCTTCAACGAACCTCAAAGATGCGTTAAAAGGAATGATAGCATTAGGTATTAAAGGTTTTAATGTAACTATACCCCATAAAGAAAAAATACTTTCTTATTTAAAAGAAGTATCTGAAGAAGCCAACATTATTGGTGCAGTTAATACAATTGTAAATGAAGACGGAACACTTCATGGTTATAATACTGATGTCAATGGTGTAGTGGAATCACTACTGCCTTTCAAGGACGAACTTGCAAACTGCGAAGCTACTGTAATTGGTGCAGGCGGGGCTTCAAGAAGTGTAATTTATGCATTAATACGAACCTTTAAAGTAGGCAAAATTAATATAGTCAATAGAACTGAACAGACGGCAGAAACACTTAAAGAATATTTCAAAACAAAAATGATTTTTGAACATATTAAGTCTTTCCCTCTCGTACCCCCTGACTTGGTTAATGTTTTTAGCCAATCAAAACTAATTGTTAACACAACATCAATGGGTATGAGTCCTGAAATTGATGACGCTGCAACTACAATACCAGAATCATTTAACAAGGATCAAATTGTGTTTGATGTTGTTTATAACCCAATTAAAACAAAGTTATTAGCTTTGGCGGAAACACGTGGGGCACGTACTGTAAGTGGACTTAAAATGCTCATAGAGCAAGGCGCAAAATCTTACGAACTATGGACAGGCGAAAAAATGCCCGTAGAAAAAGTCTATAAAGCGGTTGTTTCCTATCTTAATAGTTAA
- a CDS encoding tetratricopeptide repeat protein has protein sequence MNFADEFFDDEYDSISDEEEIKSKIKLSKELIEKGEIFSNIEFIEDVVQLCMEYDFVDDGLEIVESLIQIAPYNSDAWQFKGILLNNIFEFEKANYCFEKSLSLNPTDVETLINKSIAEDNLGLFDEAVASLKKALQIEPYNEETYYNLGLLYEKKEKFLEAINNFKKAVGIDPNYSEAWYELGFCHENIGNLSEALACYDKFLEIEPNSFTGWYNKGIVFIRLNEYENALNCFELSIALKDDFASSWFNLGYAYFKLNRFDEALSAYKTAHEIDPYDETIMFNIAQTYEELGNIHQAIKSYSQAIKLDSEYYEAYLGRGYCYDAVGKYQLALKDFNKAIALTANPEDAWFAKADLEYSLGNLNESIKSYSKAVELNHDNFNAWYKLAETYIEVGNWLNALEAFDQCLRIKPTHANSYYGKAKINFLLSRTQDAIDCLRTAFKLDPNIKNEFAREYPDVKTSKLFIKLIEENK, from the coding sequence ATGAATTTTGCTGATGAGTTTTTTGATGATGAGTATGATTCTATTTCTGATGAAGAAGAAATTAAATCAAAAATAAAATTGAGCAAAGAATTAATTGAAAAAGGTGAGATATTCTCTAACATAGAATTTATTGAAGACGTTGTGCAATTGTGTATGGAATATGACTTTGTTGATGACGGCTTGGAAATAGTTGAATCGCTTATTCAAATAGCTCCATACAATTCAGATGCATGGCAGTTCAAAGGAATTTTATTGAACAACATCTTTGAATTTGAAAAAGCAAATTATTGCTTTGAAAAATCACTTTCTTTAAATCCAACTGATGTGGAAACTCTCATCAATAAATCTATTGCTGAAGACAATTTAGGCTTATTTGATGAAGCTGTTGCATCATTAAAAAAAGCACTTCAAATTGAACCTTACAACGAGGAAACATATTATAATTTAGGTCTGCTTTATGAAAAAAAGGAAAAATTTTTAGAGGCAATTAATAACTTCAAAAAAGCTGTTGGTATTGACCCTAACTACTCAGAAGCATGGTACGAATTAGGTTTTTGCCACGAAAATATTGGAAACCTATCTGAGGCTTTAGCATGTTATGATAAATTCTTAGAAATAGAACCTAATAGCTTTACTGGCTGGTACAACAAAGGAATAGTCTTTATACGATTGAACGAATATGAAAACGCCCTCAATTGCTTTGAGCTTTCTATAGCACTTAAAGATGACTTTGCAAGTTCATGGTTTAATTTGGGCTATGCATATTTCAAGTTAAACAGATTTGACGAAGCCCTATCAGCTTATAAAACCGCTCACGAAATAGATCCTTACGATGAAACTATTATGTTTAACATAGCACAGACTTATGAAGAATTAGGAAACATTCACCAAGCTATAAAAAGTTACTCCCAAGCAATAAAATTAGACAGCGAGTATTATGAGGCATACCTCGGCAGAGGCTACTGTTATGATGCCGTTGGAAAGTATCAATTAGCATTGAAAGATTTTAATAAAGCTATTGCATTGACTGCTAATCCAGAAGATGCTTGGTTTGCCAAAGCTGATTTAGAATATTCACTTGGCAATTTAAATGAATCTATTAAGAGTTACTCGAAAGCAGTAGAACTGAATCACGATAATTTTAATGCTTGGTATAAACTTGCTGAAACATATATAGAAGTAGGTAATTGGCTTAATGCTTTAGAAGCCTTTGACCAATGTTTACGAATAAAACCTACTCACGCAAATTCATATTACGGAAAAGCAAAAATAAATTTCCTTTTAAGTCGCACACAAGATGCAATTGATTGTCTAAGAACTGCATTTAAACTTGATCCAAACATTAAAAATGAATTTGCGCGTGAGTACCCCGATGTAAAAACTTCAAAACTCTTCATTAAACTTATCGAAGAAAACAAATAG
- a CDS encoding galactokinase produces MGVNNFTDVLEIIKELKQQTNSLRDFYVVKSPIGLIFLGDHTHYNDGILISAAVDKYTWVAIRKRTDDKINLYRKDTNKVLSFTLSQIENLTHETGFKMAIGLIKLLKDEKLLTSGFDCIIDFSTPQWLGLGVLAAQQMATIIGMKKIFGINYPIDNLINLVKRNENNLIGKISNTALHNTSVFAKNDKLILTDLRYKQHKNIPFNGKDYKIVICNTNVQIEHVEKICNERIEECEVGVKGLRLYIWGIKNLRDVQLDFLMRHIHMLPRKIFSRVLYNVNERIRAENALKLLKKNNYEEFGALINQSHNGLSIDYEISDPKVDFIVAQAMNLKGVIGSKMISCSPIRSTFHLVESAYVENFVDKIKKTYYNQYNNELDVHILNISKGIEIIPSKKLNYSY; encoded by the coding sequence ATGGGCGTTAACAATTTCACAGATGTGCTTGAAATTATAAAGGAACTAAAGCAGCAGACAAACTCTTTAAGAGATTTTTACGTTGTTAAAAGTCCCATTGGTTTAATTTTTTTAGGAGACCATACTCATTACAATGATGGTATTTTAATTTCTGCTGCGGTGGATAAATACACATGGGTTGCAATTAGAAAAAGAACAGATGATAAAATAAATCTCTACAGAAAAGATACAAATAAAGTTTTATCGTTCACGCTTAGTCAAATTGAGAATTTAACTCATGAAACAGGCTTTAAGATGGCAATAGGTTTAATAAAACTGTTAAAAGATGAAAAGCTATTGACAAGCGGGTTCGATTGTATTATTGACTTTTCTACACCGCAATGGTTGGGACTGGGTGTATTAGCTGCTCAGCAAATGGCTACTATTATCGGCATGAAAAAAATATTTGGAATAAACTATCCAATAGATAATTTAATAAACTTAGTAAAACGCAATGAAAATAATTTAATAGGGAAAATCTCTAACACCGCATTACATAACACAAGCGTTTTTGCAAAAAATGACAAACTCATTTTAACTGATTTAAGATACAAACAGCACAAAAATATTCCTTTCAACGGCAAAGATTATAAAATTGTTATTTGCAATACAAACGTTCAAATAGAACATGTAGAAAAAATTTGCAACGAAAGAATTGAAGAGTGTGAAGTTGGTGTTAAAGGATTACGCTTATACATCTGGGGAATTAAAAATCTTCGTGATGTACAATTAGATTTTTTAATGCGGCATATTCACATGCTGCCGCGAAAAATTTTTTCACGTGTACTTTATAATGTAAACGAAAGAATTAGAGCTGAAAACGCATTAAAGTTACTCAAAAAAAATAACTATGAGGAATTTGGTGCGCTCATAAATCAATCACATAACGGTCTTTCAATCGATTATGAAATTAGTGATCCTAAAGTAGATTTTATTGTGGCACAAGCTATGAATTTAAAAGGGGTCATTGGCTCGAAGATGATTAGTTGCTCACCAATAAGAAGCACTTTTCATTTAGTAGAATCTGCTTATGTAGAAAACTTTGTAGATAAAATTAAAAAAACTTATTACAACCAATATAATAACGAACTAGACGTACACATATTAAATATTTCCAAAGGTATTGAAATAATCCCATCTAAAAAATTAAATTACAGCTACTAA
- a CDS encoding transketolase C-terminal domain-containing protein: MPYRLIEKKEFDKIILHNGDWEIKMQLFAEMNRYNTLVAVKKAGSGHLGSSLSSMDIITYLYLNEMNVLTVGLDSEDRDIYFSSKGHDVPGLYSLFYSLGILPAEKLLALRRLHGLDGHPEVRIPGIEASTGSLGMGISKAKGMAWAKSYKKRKGRVFVLTGDGEFQEGQIWESLQAAAHQKVNNLIAIMDHNKYQTDMLVEDVNNIEDIVEKVSAFGWYVVRIDGHNYQSLKNTFTNLKSITDQPKMVIADTIKGKGVSFMERPVTETISGKTYYKWHSGAPDDDSYLKGLNEISERIYQLSQKLGVDRIEIPENEAEGKITTKIQKEFVTDAFGDAIVELAKTNNKIVVLDGDLSADCKLRKFEYAYPHRFIENGIAEQDMVSMAGGLARMGLLPIVNTFASFLAARANEQIYNNATENSKIIYVCHFAGLIPAGPGKSHQSVRDISLFSALPNVIILQPCNGWETKKVVEFCVNEAKENCVIRLVIGPSPEVIQLPENYKFTFGVGTELTEGKDAILFGYGPVMLHEALVASYYLKEIGFGLKVVNMPWLNRINSEWLIGITRNYSAVYVLEDHSIIGGLGDRILDTLISANAINNKKFKKFGLADYPECGTPLEVLNYHRLDGKSLAMQIAEIDEIDSKLVRDLKQKYTDEAPQ; this comes from the coding sequence ATGCCATATAGATTAATTGAAAAGAAAGAATTTGATAAAATAATATTACACAATGGTGATTGGGAAATCAAAATGCAGCTGTTTGCTGAAATGAACCGTTATAACACATTAGTCGCAGTAAAAAAGGCTGGTTCTGGTCATCTAGGCTCTTCCTTAAGTTCAATGGATATAATTACTTACTTATATTTAAATGAAATGAATGTTCTAACTGTAGGTTTAGATTCTGAAGATCGTGATATTTATTTTTCATCAAAAGGTCATGATGTTCCAGGATTGTATTCGCTATTTTATTCTTTGGGGATTTTGCCAGCAGAGAAATTATTAGCCTTAAGACGTCTTCATGGTTTAGACGGCCATCCAGAAGTTAGAATTCCAGGAATTGAAGCTAGTACAGGTTCATTAGGAATGGGAATTTCTAAGGCAAAGGGAATGGCATGGGCTAAATCTTATAAGAAAAGAAAGGGAAGAGTTTTTGTTCTAACTGGCGATGGTGAATTTCAAGAGGGACAAATTTGGGAATCTTTACAGGCCGCTGCTCATCAAAAAGTAAATAACCTTATTGCCATTATGGACCATAATAAATATCAAACTGATATGCTTGTAGAAGATGTAAATAATATTGAGGATATCGTTGAAAAAGTATCTGCATTTGGCTGGTATGTTGTTAGAATTGATGGCCATAATTATCAATCTTTGAAGAATACGTTTACTAATTTAAAAAGCATAACCGACCAACCAAAGATGGTAATTGCGGACACTATTAAAGGTAAAGGCGTGTCGTTTATGGAAAGACCAGTAACAGAAACTATCTCAGGTAAAACATATTACAAATGGCATAGCGGTGCACCCGACGATGATAGTTACTTGAAAGGATTAAATGAAATTTCAGAACGAATTTATCAACTATCTCAAAAATTGGGCGTCGATAGAATTGAAATTCCTGAAAATGAAGCTGAAGGAAAGATTACTACTAAAATTCAAAAGGAATTTGTGACAGATGCGTTTGGAGATGCAATTGTAGAATTAGCAAAAACTAACAATAAAATAGTTGTATTAGATGGAGACCTTTCAGCTGATTGTAAACTTAGAAAGTTTGAATATGCTTATCCCCATCGTTTTATTGAAAATGGTATTGCTGAACAAGATATGGTTTCTATGGCAGGTGGACTTGCAAGAATGGGACTTTTACCCATTGTAAATACATTTGCAAGTTTCCTTGCCGCTCGTGCTAACGAACAAATTTATAACAATGCAACTGAGAACTCGAAAATAATTTATGTTTGTCACTTTGCGGGTTTAATACCTGCAGGACCTGGGAAATCACACCAAAGCGTAAGAGATATTTCTTTGTTTAGCGCGCTTCCTAATGTAATAATTTTACAGCCTTGTAACGGATGGGAAACTAAAAAGGTGGTGGAATTTTGTGTAAATGAAGCTAAAGAAAATTGTGTTATACGCCTTGTTATAGGTCCTTCTCCAGAAGTAATTCAGCTGCCAGAGAATTATAAGTTTACGTTCGGTGTTGGGACAGAGTTAACCGAAGGGAAAGATGCAATATTGTTTGGTTATGGACCAGTAATGCTGCATGAAGCTCTTGTTGCTTCATATTATCTTAAAGAAATAGGTTTTGGATTGAAAGTAGTTAATATGCCATGGCTCAATAGAATTAATTCAGAATGGCTTATAGGCATTACTCGTAATTATTCTGCTGTATATGTATTAGAGGATCATTCAATTATAGGCGGCTTAGGGGATAGAATTCTGGATACTCTAATTTCAGCTAATGCTATTAATAATAAGAAATTTAAAAAATTTGGTCTGGCAGATTATCCTGAATGTGGTACTCCTCTTGAAGTGCTAAATTATCATAGATTAGATGGCAAGTCATTAGCAATGCAAATAGCTGAGATTGATGAGATTGACTCTAAACTTGTAAGAGACTTAAAGCAAAAGTACACCGACGAGGCTCCTCAATAA
- a CDS encoding M16 family metallopeptidase, whose amino-acid sequence MREKKFSTAFLFLLLFLSASNFLTAQKFDEIDIPYQKFVLKNGLTLIVHEDHKAPIVAVNVWYHVGSKNEKPGKTGFAHLFEHLMFNGSENYNDDYFKVMEKIGSTDLNGTTNNDRTNYFETVPTSALDLTLWMESDRMGHLIGAIDQAKLDEQRGVVQNEKRQGENEPYAISRELIANATYPKGHPYSWTVIGSMEDLNAASLEDVHEWFKNYYGAANAVICIAGDVNTEDVRNKVEKYFGDIPSGPPVAKFQTYIAKRTGTIRQVAQDRVPQARLYIEWNIPEWGSKELAHLDLLSDILSSGKNSRLYKRLVYDEQIATRVSAYYSPGEIGSQFFITADIKPGIETSRVEKEIIEELTKLLNYGPTEKELKKMKTQYFANFIRGLERVGGFGGKSDILAQNMVYGNSPDYYKTYNKFIAETTVDDIKKTGKKWLSDGVYILEIQPFPQYSTSATNVDRSKLPGTDTPPTAKFPELQKAELANGLKIILAERKSVPIVNLTLMIDAGYASDIFAIPGTASIAMNMLDEGTKTRDALQLSDELQALGATLNTGSNLDNSFINMTVLKANLDQSLNLFADVVLNPSFPQKEFDRIVKESIVAIQREKVQPFSMGLRVVPRLIYGKNHPYGNPFTGSGYESTISRLTRDDMVKFHQTWFKPNNATLIIVGDITLKEIKPKLEKLFANWKAGEFPQKEIKEVTMPQKEIIYIMDRPGSQSSIILGAQPAPPFADKDNVAIELMNDIIGGMFTSRINMNLREDKHWSYGSGSTIPSARGQRPYLFYGVVQTDKTKESIQEMIKEINQFVGEKPATEQEVNQVREQNALSLPGSWETNSRIVSSLINLVSYNLSDDYYSNYASKIKSITRDDIINTANRVIKPKNLIWVVIGDKSKIEAGIKELGYDVKYIDTDGNLIM is encoded by the coding sequence ATGAGAGAAAAAAAATTTTCCACTGCCTTTCTATTCTTATTATTGTTTTTGTCTGCCTCTAATTTTTTAACAGCTCAAAAATTCGATGAGATTGATATTCCATACCAAAAGTTTGTACTAAAAAATGGGTTAACATTAATAGTTCATGAAGACCACAAAGCGCCTATAGTAGCTGTAAATGTTTGGTATCATGTGGGTTCGAAAAACGAAAAACCGGGTAAAACGGGTTTTGCCCATTTGTTTGAGCATTTAATGTTCAATGGCAGCGAAAATTATAACGACGATTATTTTAAAGTGATGGAGAAAATCGGGTCAACTGACTTAAACGGAACAACCAATAACGACCGTACAAATTACTTTGAGACAGTCCCAACCTCTGCACTTGATTTAACGCTTTGGATGGAATCCGACAGAATGGGTCATCTTATAGGTGCAATTGATCAAGCTAAACTTGATGAACAACGAGGCGTTGTTCAAAACGAAAAACGACAAGGAGAAAATGAACCCTATGCAATTTCAAGAGAGCTAATTGCAAATGCTACTTATCCAAAAGGACATCCCTATTCATGGACTGTAATAGGTTCAATGGAAGATTTAAATGCTGCATCTCTTGAAGATGTGCATGAATGGTTCAAAAATTATTATGGTGCCGCTAATGCAGTAATTTGTATTGCAGGTGACGTTAATACCGAAGATGTGAGGAATAAAGTAGAAAAATATTTTGGTGATATTCCCTCTGGCCCTCCAGTTGCTAAATTTCAAACTTACATTGCAAAACGTACTGGCACAATTAGACAAGTTGCACAAGATAGAGTACCCCAAGCAAGGCTTTACATTGAATGGAATATACCTGAATGGGGAAGTAAAGAATTAGCACATTTAGACTTATTAAGCGATATTCTTTCTTCTGGAAAAAACTCGCGTTTATATAAACGCTTAGTTTACGACGAACAAATTGCAACTCGTGTTTCTGCTTATTATTCACCAGGTGAAATTGGAAGTCAATTTTTTATAACTGCCGATATTAAGCCTGGCATTGAAACTTCTAGAGTAGAAAAAGAAATAATAGAAGAACTTACAAAGTTGCTTAATTATGGGCCTACAGAGAAAGAGCTAAAGAAGATGAAAACTCAATACTTTGCTAATTTTATTAGGGGATTAGAAAGAGTAGGCGGCTTTGGCGGTAAGTCTGATATTTTAGCACAGAATATGGTTTATGGTAACTCTCCAGATTACTACAAAACTTATAATAAATTTATTGCGGAGACTACTGTTGATGATATTAAAAAAACAGGCAAAAAATGGCTGAGCGATGGCGTGTATATACTAGAAATTCAACCTTTTCCACAATATTCTACTTCGGCAACTAATGTTGACCGCTCAAAACTGCCGGGAACAGATACGCCACCTACTGCTAAATTCCCAGAATTGCAAAAAGCTGAACTTGCAAATGGTTTGAAAATTATACTTGCTGAACGAAAATCTGTGCCAATAGTTAATTTGACCTTAATGATTGATGCTGGTTATGCATCGGATATTTTTGCAATTCCTGGCACCGCAAGTATTGCCATGAATATGTTGGATGAAGGAACTAAAACAAGAGATGCCCTTCAATTAAGCGATGAATTACAAGCTTTAGGGGCAACATTAAATACAGGCTCGAATTTAGATAATTCATTTATTAATATGACTGTTCTAAAAGCAAACTTAGACCAGTCTTTAAATTTGTTTGCCGACGTAGTTTTAAATCCTTCTTTTCCGCAAAAAGAATTTGATAGAATTGTAAAAGAAAGTATTGTAGCTATTCAGCGAGAAAAAGTTCAGCCTTTTAGTATGGGATTAAGAGTAGTGCCTCGATTGATTTACGGTAAAAATCATCCCTACGGAAATCCTTTTACTGGTTCAGGGTATGAATCTACAATATCAAGATTAACTCGTGATGATATGGTAAAATTTCACCAAACATGGTTCAAACCAAACAATGCAACATTGATTATTGTAGGCGATATTACGTTGAAAGAAATTAAACCTAAGCTGGAAAAACTATTTGCAAATTGGAAAGCTGGCGAGTTTCCACAAAAAGAAATTAAAGAAGTAACAATGCCGCAAAAGGAAATTATATATATAATGGATAGGCCGGGTTCACAATCTTCAATAATCTTAGGTGCTCAGCCTGCCCCACCTTTTGCTGATAAGGATAACGTTGCAATTGAATTAATGAACGATATTATTGGAGGTATGTTTACTTCTAGGATTAATATGAATTTAAGAGAAGATAAACATTGGTCGTACGGCTCGGGGAGTACAATACCAAGTGCGCGAGGGCAGCGACCATATTTATTTTACGGAGTAGTACAAACTGATAAAACAAAAGAATCAATTCAAGAAATGATAAAGGAAATAAATCAATTTGTAGGTGAAAAACCAGCAACAGAACAAGAAGTAAACCAAGTTAGAGAGCAGAATGCTCTTTCATTGCCTGGAAGCTGGGAAACAAATAGCCGCATTGTCTCTTCATTAATTAATTTAGTTTCTTACAACCTTAGTGATGATTATTATAGTAACTATGCAAGCAAAATAAAAAGCATAACTCGAGACGATATTATTAACACAGCTAATCGAGTGATAAAACCAAAAAATTTAATCTGGGTTGTAATAGGTGATAAATCAAAAATTGAAGCAGGCATTAAAGAACTTGGTTATGATGTTAAGTATATAGACACCGATGGTAATCTAATTATGTAA